Proteins encoded in a region of the Streptomyces sp. NBC_00513 genome:
- a CDS encoding Zn-dependent alcohol dehydrogenase: MRAALQSQIGQDKLEVVDDMEAVGFGPGKVRIRIKATGLCHSDLSAMSGVLPQPAPFIPGHEGSGVITDVGDGVTDHKIGDRVLVCWLPPCGHCPSCKRGQGHLCLEAFGNVATPNFRRGSDDIFGFAGTGTFAEEMVVPAGCAVPIPDDVPFDIAALIGCGVTTGLGAAINTAKVEAGSSVAVIGCGGVGISVIQGAKVQGAAQIVAVDPVASRREAALRFGATEAVSPEAFGDAKNRITAGEGFDYVFEVVGKSTTTQTAYEMTRRGGSVVVVGAGALDDTYSINMFSLFFDEKKILPSMYGGGDVLRSYERTIALWRAGRVDLAGLITHRVRLGEINDALDQMRTGVALRTCIEL, encoded by the coding sequence GTGCGCGCAGCACTGCAGAGCCAGATCGGTCAGGACAAGCTCGAAGTCGTCGACGACATGGAGGCCGTGGGCTTCGGCCCCGGCAAGGTCAGGATCCGGATCAAGGCCACCGGCCTGTGCCATTCCGACCTCTCCGCGATGAGCGGCGTGCTGCCGCAGCCTGCCCCCTTCATCCCCGGGCACGAGGGCTCGGGCGTGATCACGGACGTCGGCGACGGGGTCACCGACCACAAGATCGGCGACCGGGTCCTGGTCTGCTGGCTGCCGCCCTGCGGGCACTGTCCCTCCTGCAAGCGGGGCCAGGGCCACCTGTGCCTGGAGGCGTTCGGAAACGTCGCCACCCCCAACTTCCGGCGCGGGAGCGACGACATCTTCGGCTTCGCCGGCACCGGCACCTTCGCCGAGGAGATGGTCGTCCCCGCCGGATGCGCCGTACCGATCCCCGACGACGTCCCCTTCGACATCGCCGCCCTGATCGGCTGCGGCGTCACCACCGGACTCGGCGCCGCCATCAACACGGCCAAGGTCGAGGCCGGCTCCTCGGTCGCCGTCATCGGCTGCGGCGGCGTGGGCATCTCCGTCATCCAGGGCGCCAAGGTGCAGGGCGCCGCCCAGATCGTCGCCGTCGACCCGGTCGCCTCACGGCGGGAGGCGGCGCTGCGCTTCGGGGCGACCGAGGCCGTCTCCCCGGAGGCCTTCGGTGACGCCAAGAACCGGATCACCGCGGGCGAGGGCTTCGACTACGTCTTCGAGGTGGTCGGCAAGTCCACGACCACGCAGACCGCCTACGAGATGACCCGGCGCGGCGGCTCCGTCGTCGTGGTCGGCGCCGGCGCCCTCGACGACACCTACTCGATCAACATGTTCTCGCTGTTCTTCGACGAGAAGAAGATCCTGCCGTCGATGTACGGCGGCGGAGACGTCCTGCGTTCCTACGAGCGCACCATCGCCCTGTGGCGGGCCGGCCGGGTGGACCTCGCCGGCCTGATCACCCACCGGGTGCGGCTCGGCGAGATCAACGACGCCCTCGACCAGATGCGCACCGGCGTCGCCCTGCGCACCTGCATCGAACTCTGA
- a CDS encoding response regulator transcription factor has translation MPVASRPARSLRVLLDPPNPALALRLGLEPDIDVVASTMSRPAVALVEELDTVPALLADDPECAVLLMTGSAHPGLRDAALAAGAAGLILRDGPIDDLAESVRRASRGETVVDPALAGP, from the coding sequence ATGCCCGTTGCCTCCCGACCCGCCCGATCCCTGCGGGTGCTGCTGGACCCGCCGAACCCGGCCCTGGCGCTGCGGCTCGGCCTGGAACCGGACATCGACGTGGTGGCCTCGACGATGAGCCGCCCCGCGGTGGCCCTGGTCGAGGAACTGGACACGGTGCCGGCCCTGCTGGCCGACGACCCGGAGTGCGCCGTCCTGCTGATGACGGGTTCGGCGCATCCGGGGCTGCGCGACGCAGCCCTGGCCGCGGGGGCGGCGGGGCTGATCCTGCGGGACGGCCCGATCGATGACCTGGCGGAGTCCGTCCGCCGCGCCTCGCGGGGGGAGACGGTCGTCGACCCGGCCCTGGCGGGTCCGTAG
- a CDS encoding MaoC/PaaZ C-terminal domain-containing protein, with protein MPIDAAKALAAAPRRGDIAWDHKDIQLYHLGLGAGRPATDPDELRYTLESKLHVLPSFATVAGAGMAMLGGLAAPGIDVNLAAVLHGGHSIELHRPIPVKGQATSSSHVAAIHDKGKAAVIVLRSEVADADGPLWTSDAQIFVRGEGGFGGERGPSVKEEAPDREPDRTVERHIREEQALLYRLSGDWNPLHADPEFAKPAGFDRPILHGLCSYGMTLKAVVDTALGGDVTRVRAYRTRFAGIVFPGETLRIRMWEEPGRVRVSVTAVERDDAPVLADTVVEHA; from the coding sequence ATGCCGATCGATGCCGCGAAGGCCCTCGCCGCCGCCCCCCGCCGCGGGGACATCGCCTGGGACCACAAGGACATCCAGCTCTACCACCTCGGCCTCGGCGCCGGCCGCCCGGCCACCGACCCCGACGAGCTGCGCTACACCCTCGAATCCAAACTCCACGTCCTCCCCAGCTTCGCGACCGTCGCCGGCGCCGGCATGGCGATGCTCGGCGGCCTCGCCGCCCCCGGGATCGACGTGAACCTCGCCGCCGTCCTGCACGGCGGACACTCCATCGAGCTGCACCGGCCGATCCCCGTCAAGGGGCAGGCCACTTCCAGCTCCCACGTCGCCGCCATTCACGACAAGGGCAAGGCGGCCGTGATCGTCCTGCGCTCCGAGGTCGCCGACGCCGACGGCCCGTTGTGGACCAGCGACGCCCAGATCTTCGTCCGCGGCGAAGGCGGCTTCGGCGGGGAACGCGGACCCTCCGTCAAGGAGGAGGCGCCCGACCGGGAGCCCGACCGGACCGTCGAACGACACATCCGCGAGGAGCAGGCGCTGCTCTACCGGCTGTCGGGCGACTGGAACCCGCTGCACGCCGACCCGGAGTTCGCCAAACCGGCCGGCTTCGACCGGCCGATCCTGCACGGCCTGTGCTCGTACGGGATGACCCTCAAGGCCGTCGTCGACACCGCGCTGGGCGGCGACGTCACCCGGGTCCGCGCCTACCGCACCCGCTTCGCCGGGATCGTCTTCCCCGGCGAGACCCTGCGCATCCGGATGTGGGAAGAGCCCGGCCGGGTGCGGGTGTCGGTGACCGCCGTCGAACGGGACGACGCGCCGGTCCTCGCCGACACCGTCGTCGAACACGCGTAA
- a CDS encoding lipid-transfer protein — translation MKSYIVGVGMTKFEKPESRDWQYWDMVREAGTAALADAGIGYDLVEQVPVGYCFQASTAGQRAAYELGLSGVPVYNVNNNCATGATALMMARQFVEGGINDCVLALGFEKMKRGALGGGADGGDFTTSPVARHYGIMAGGHGFEMSPPTAQIFGNAAREHAERYGTTAAQLAAVGEKNHRHSANNPHAQFQDVYTIEEILAAKTIHEPLTKLQCSPTSDGAAAALVVSERFVVAHGLHDKAVEIVGQSMTTDTVESFALGSCIDVVGKPMSAAAGRAAFETSGLGIEDVDVIELHDCFSINELLTYEALGMCAEGASGKLVESGATTHGGRWVVNPSGGLISKGHPLGATGLAQAAELVWQLRGEAGPRQVAGARVGLAHNIGLGGAAVVTLLRRDTPPSK, via the coding sequence ATGAAGTCGTACATCGTGGGCGTCGGCATGACGAAGTTCGAGAAGCCGGAGTCGAGGGACTGGCAGTACTGGGACATGGTGCGCGAGGCCGGAACCGCGGCACTGGCCGACGCCGGCATCGGATACGACCTGGTGGAACAGGTGCCGGTGGGCTACTGCTTCCAGGCCTCCACCGCAGGCCAGCGCGCCGCGTACGAACTGGGGCTGAGCGGGGTCCCCGTCTACAACGTCAACAACAACTGCGCGACCGGCGCCACCGCGCTCATGATGGCCCGGCAGTTCGTCGAGGGCGGCATCAACGACTGCGTGCTCGCGCTCGGCTTCGAGAAGATGAAGCGGGGCGCGCTCGGCGGCGGAGCCGACGGCGGCGACTTCACGACCTCACCCGTCGCCCGGCACTACGGGATCATGGCCGGCGGACACGGCTTCGAGATGTCCCCGCCCACCGCGCAGATCTTCGGGAACGCGGCCCGCGAGCACGCGGAGCGGTACGGCACCACGGCCGCGCAACTCGCGGCGGTCGGCGAGAAGAACCACCGGCACTCGGCGAACAACCCCCACGCCCAGTTCCAGGACGTCTACACGATCGAGGAGATCCTCGCGGCCAAGACCATCCACGAACCGCTGACGAAACTCCAGTGCTCGCCGACCTCCGACGGGGCCGCGGCGGCCCTGGTGGTGTCGGAACGGTTCGTCGTCGCCCACGGCCTCCACGACAAGGCGGTCGAGATCGTCGGCCAGTCGATGACGACGGACACCGTCGAATCCTTCGCGTTGGGATCCTGCATCGACGTCGTCGGCAAGCCGATGTCGGCGGCGGCCGGCCGGGCCGCCTTCGAGACGTCGGGTCTCGGCATCGAGGACGTGGACGTCATCGAACTGCACGACTGCTTCTCGATCAACGAACTGCTGACCTACGAGGCGCTCGGCATGTGCGCGGAAGGCGCCTCGGGCAAACTCGTGGAGAGCGGGGCCACCACCCACGGCGGCCGGTGGGTGGTCAACCCCTCCGGCGGCCTGATCTCCAAGGGGCACCCGCTCGGGGCGACGGGCCTCGCGCAGGCCGCGGAACTGGTGTGGCAACTGCGCGGCGAGGCGGGACCCCGGCAGGTCGCCGGAGCCCGCGTCGGCCTCGCCCACAACATCGGGCTGGGCGGCGCGGCGGTGGTGACCCTGCTGCGCCGCGACACCCCGCCGTCGAAGTAG
- a CDS encoding VCBS repeat-containing protein, producing the protein MAHARSTRRRILAATTTVLAVTLGAGALSAPAHAATTPVGAAKTTKAPAAKTAADVIGFPKNSKLLDAGLTGFLTREEGTFDKRWTRYSNGASQGYGSTTVLRSSKTADYLVFPMHYQVTLRNLSTMSVLDVPVGSAGNGATYAGSAADAVFTTSSDGTVLRKHTHPTEGNGTVTVTGLPAGASAIAVTPGTPEDALVTFTVGTAAKWGLLDLATGVVDEIQDRTPGSAGGDVAVSRTHLAWTEGDSTDKPAVFLKERATGTVREIPVEDAWSSDLRIGLVGSRLVYGEAGGLSNGDTNPLYALTAYDPATGTKVKLLDHLTSSAAAPDGLYVRGGTVDRGEGLYKIVPGADGTPTVTLVASTGEPTKVVITENRVPATVDLDQNGGEIHLGWGLSRSTVEADLTLRHVRTGLTRELSIRHPNTPDATFRWDGTIGPDHASAHNGQYTWELKVRPLNGIGPATSASGTFAVTRKTAPHDFDDNGSTDVLSRDSSGRLWRSDTTFFKEFGQLTAQPRQSLGAGWDAFDRIEATGDLDGSAFGDLVARDKTGVLWLYPGTGRGGFANRVKVGGGWQIYDKIAGGSDLNGDGRADLLATDTAGALWLYKGTGSATTPFAARTKLGEGWGIYNELTAVGDIADTPAGDLLARDKAGVLWLYAGKGDGTFAPRTKLGAGWNEYGSLVGIGDGDRDGRPDLLASGTAAQYLYGGTGNLNAPLRGRQLASLPYVNDPGNLIA; encoded by the coding sequence GTGGCTCACGCCCGCTCGACCCGGCGGCGGATCCTCGCCGCCACCACCACCGTTCTCGCCGTCACGCTCGGCGCGGGCGCGCTGTCCGCCCCGGCGCACGCCGCCACCACCCCGGTGGGCGCGGCGAAGACGACGAAGGCGCCCGCGGCGAAGACCGCCGCCGACGTCATCGGCTTTCCGAAGAACTCCAAGCTGCTCGACGCCGGCCTGACCGGCTTCCTGACACGGGAGGAAGGGACCTTCGACAAGCGCTGGACCCGCTACTCGAACGGTGCCTCGCAGGGCTACGGCTCCACCACCGTCCTGCGGTCCTCGAAGACCGCGGACTACCTGGTCTTTCCCATGCACTACCAGGTCACGCTCCGGAACCTGAGCACGATGTCCGTGCTCGACGTACCCGTCGGATCGGCCGGCAACGGCGCCACGTACGCCGGTTCGGCGGCCGACGCCGTCTTCACGACGTCCTCGGACGGCACCGTGCTGCGCAAGCACACGCACCCCACCGAGGGCAACGGCACCGTGACCGTGACCGGCCTCCCGGCCGGCGCGAGCGCCATCGCGGTCACCCCGGGCACCCCGGAGGACGCCCTGGTCACCTTCACCGTCGGCACGGCCGCGAAGTGGGGCCTGCTCGACCTCGCCACGGGCGTCGTCGACGAGATCCAGGACCGGACGCCGGGCTCCGCCGGCGGCGACGTCGCCGTCTCGCGGACACACCTCGCCTGGACCGAGGGCGACTCCACCGACAAGCCGGCGGTGTTCCTCAAGGAGCGGGCCACCGGCACCGTCCGCGAGATCCCCGTCGAGGACGCCTGGTCCAGCGACCTCCGGATCGGCCTGGTCGGCAGCCGGCTGGTGTACGGCGAGGCGGGCGGCCTCTCCAACGGCGACACGAACCCGCTGTACGCCCTCACCGCGTACGACCCGGCCACCGGCACGAAGGTGAAGCTGCTCGACCACCTCACCTCCTCCGCGGCCGCCCCCGACGGCCTGTACGTCCGCGGCGGCACCGTCGACCGGGGCGAGGGCCTCTACAAGATCGTGCCCGGTGCGGACGGAACACCGACCGTCACCCTGGTGGCGAGCACCGGCGAGCCCACCAAGGTCGTCATCACCGAGAACAGGGTCCCCGCCACCGTCGACCTCGACCAGAACGGCGGGGAGATCCACCTCGGTTGGGGACTGTCCCGGAGCACCGTCGAGGCGGACCTCACCCTGCGCCACGTCCGGACCGGCCTGACCCGCGAACTCTCGATCAGGCACCCGAACACCCCGGACGCGACGTTCCGCTGGGACGGCACGATCGGACCGGACCACGCGAGCGCCCACAACGGTCAGTACACCTGGGAGTTGAAGGTCCGACCGCTCAACGGCATCGGCCCGGCCACCTCCGCCTCCGGCACGTTCGCCGTCACCCGCAAGACCGCGCCGCACGACTTCGACGACAACGGCAGCACGGACGTGCTCTCCCGTGACAGCTCCGGTCGGCTGTGGCGCAGCGACACCACCTTCTTCAAGGAGTTCGGACAGCTGACGGCCCAGCCGCGCCAATCGCTCGGCGCCGGCTGGGACGCCTTCGACCGGATCGAGGCGACGGGGGACCTCGACGGCTCGGCGTTCGGCGACCTCGTGGCCCGGGACAAGACCGGCGTGCTGTGGCTCTACCCCGGCACGGGCCGAGGCGGATTCGCCAACCGCGTCAAGGTCGGCGGGGGCTGGCAGATCTACGACAAGATCGCCGGCGGCAGCGACCTGAACGGGGACGGACGCGCCGACCTGCTCGCCACCGACACCGCCGGGGCGCTCTGGCTCTACAAGGGCACCGGCTCCGCCACCACCCCGTTCGCCGCGAGGACCAAGCTCGGCGAGGGCTGGGGGATCTACAACGAACTCACGGCCGTCGGCGACATCGCGGACACCCCGGCGGGCGACCTCCTCGCCCGGGACAAGGCCGGCGTCCTGTGGCTGTACGCCGGCAAGGGCGACGGGACCTTCGCGCCCCGCACGAAGCTCGGCGCCGGCTGGAACGAGTACGGCTCGCTCGTCGGCATCGGCGACGGCGACCGCGACGGCCGCCCCGACCTCCTCGCCTCCGGCACGGCGGCGCAGTACCTCTACGGGGGCACGGGGAACCTGAACGCGCCCCTGCGGGGCAGGCAGCTCGCCTCCCTGCCGTACGTGAACGACCCGGGCAACCTCATCGCCTGA
- a CDS encoding 3-oxoacyl-ACP reductase: MSLPLEGLSAIVTGAGRGLGRAEAIELARLGASVVVNDFGQPGRDGSGEASAAPAEEVAAEIRAAGGAAVAHLGDVADFEQARELVELAVASFGKLDVLVNNAGILRDRMVFSMSEAEWDSVIRVHLKGHFNTTHFASVHWRERSKAAGGPVYGRIVNTSSEAFLGGSAGQPNYAAAKGGIVGLTTSTALALAKYGVTANAICPRARTRMTEDVFAGFQVPQDGKLDVLAPEHVSPLVGYLASPASAKANGQLFVVHGGIVVVMERPKPAAKFDTTKEAFSYEELDEVLTPHYDARPANETFAATEVLGLKHD, encoded by the coding sequence ATGTCACTGCCACTTGAGGGACTCTCCGCGATCGTCACGGGGGCGGGCCGGGGCCTGGGCCGGGCGGAGGCGATCGAACTTGCCCGGCTCGGCGCGAGCGTGGTCGTCAACGACTTCGGCCAACCCGGCCGCGACGGCTCGGGGGAGGCCTCCGCCGCCCCGGCGGAGGAGGTGGCCGCGGAGATCCGCGCGGCGGGCGGAGCGGCCGTCGCCCACCTCGGCGACGTCGCCGACTTCGAGCAGGCCCGGGAACTGGTCGAACTGGCCGTCGCCAGCTTCGGCAAGCTCGACGTCCTCGTCAACAACGCGGGCATCCTGCGCGACCGGATGGTCTTCTCCATGTCGGAGGCCGAATGGGACTCGGTGATCCGGGTCCACCTCAAGGGCCACTTCAACACCACGCACTTCGCCTCGGTGCACTGGCGGGAACGCTCCAAGGCGGCCGGCGGCCCGGTCTACGGCCGGATCGTCAACACCTCCTCCGAGGCCTTCCTCGGCGGCTCGGCGGGCCAGCCGAACTACGCGGCGGCCAAGGGCGGCATCGTGGGCCTCACCACCTCGACGGCCCTCGCCCTCGCCAAGTACGGGGTCACGGCCAACGCGATCTGCCCGCGCGCCCGCACCCGCATGACCGAGGACGTCTTCGCCGGCTTCCAGGTGCCGCAGGACGGCAAGCTCGACGTCCTCGCCCCCGAGCACGTCTCCCCGCTGGTCGGCTACCTGGCCTCGCCGGCCTCGGCGAAGGCCAACGGGCAACTGTTCGTGGTGCACGGCGGCATCGTCGTCGTGATGGAACGCCCCAAGCCGGCCGCGAAGTTCGACACCACCAAGGAGGCCTTCTCCTACGAGGAACTCGACGAGGTCCTCACCCCGCACTACGACGCCCGCCCCGCGAACGAGACCTTCGCGGCCACGGAGGTGCTCGGCCTCAAGCACGACTGA